One window of the Arthrobacter sp. D5-1 genome contains the following:
- a CDS encoding IclR family transcriptional regulator: protein MSVKEDTKTDMVGKALSLLVLLGDEPRGASAADLARSAGLPFSTTYRLLGSLTRDGFVDYEPDGRRYHLGLRVFQLGQRVSNHHGFAATALPVLQRVTDRTHEATILSVRDGNHHLTVNKVDGPKTFRVTSDPGHLGALHTTSVGKAIVAFEDEIERKRLLEELPLDPLTQHSITDRDTFREEIEQVRRQGYAVMDEENEIGMRAVAVPVLNSQGHAFASVAVAVPVFRMTMEELIAHVPTLQEAAAELAARLPQR from the coding sequence ATGAGTGTGAAAGAAGACACAAAGACAGACATGGTCGGCAAGGCGCTGAGCTTGTTGGTACTACTGGGCGATGAGCCGCGCGGCGCCAGTGCGGCGGATCTTGCGAGGAGTGCCGGGCTGCCGTTCAGCACCACATACCGCCTGCTGGGCTCGCTGACGCGCGATGGCTTTGTGGATTACGAGCCCGACGGGCGCCGATATCACTTGGGCTTGCGCGTCTTCCAGCTCGGTCAGCGGGTATCGAACCACCATGGGTTCGCCGCAACTGCGCTGCCCGTCCTGCAGCGGGTTACCGATCGCACGCATGAGGCCACCATCCTCTCCGTTCGCGATGGCAACCACCATCTGACGGTCAACAAGGTGGACGGCCCCAAGACCTTCCGCGTCACCAGTGACCCTGGCCATCTCGGGGCGCTCCATACAACTTCGGTGGGCAAGGCGATCGTGGCGTTCGAGGATGAGATTGAGCGCAAGCGGCTCTTGGAGGAGCTCCCCCTGGATCCGCTCACCCAGCATTCCATCACCGATCGCGACACGTTTCGTGAGGAGATCGAGCAAGTCCGGCGGCAGGGCTACGCCGTGATGGACGAAGAGAATGAGATCGGCATGCGCGCCGTCGCTGTTCCCGTCCTCAATTCGCAGGGTCACGCCTTCGCCTCGGTGGCCGTCGCCGTGCCGGTGTTTCGTATGACCATGGAGGAGCTGATCGCCCACGTGCCCACCCTGCAGGAGGCTGCGGCTGAACTCGCGGCCCGCCTGCCCCAGCGCTAA
- a CDS encoding shikimate dehydrogenase, translated as MSNRAESVLVGLIGEGVMPSLTPPMHEREADVQGLRLLYRPIDLLELELPATAVGDLLTAAQRMGFNGLNITHPCKQLVLEHLDEISDDARRLGAVNTVLIRDGRLIGHNTDFSGFGSALADGLPGATLDRVVQLGAGGAGSAVAYALLTAGVGTLDLVDMDPARAAERAAELGGLFPEATVTPRSTDELPQIMPLADGLVHCTPVGMAAHPGLPLDIDLLEPRHWVADIVYRPIETQLVREARAKGCDVLDGGRMAVGQASDAFRLITGRDADRDRMRAHFLELIAAEDAAAPALAKAGR; from the coding sequence ATGAGCAACCGAGCCGAGTCCGTTCTGGTGGGCCTCATAGGCGAAGGCGTCATGCCTTCGCTCACGCCGCCCATGCACGAACGCGAAGCCGATGTGCAGGGCCTTCGCTTGCTGTACCGCCCCATCGACCTGCTGGAACTCGAGTTGCCGGCCACCGCCGTCGGGGATCTCCTGACTGCCGCCCAGCGCATGGGCTTCAACGGCCTCAACATCACGCACCCGTGCAAGCAGCTGGTGCTAGAGCACCTTGATGAAATTTCCGACGACGCCCGTCGCCTGGGTGCCGTCAATACAGTCTTGATTCGGGACGGTCGGCTTATTGGCCACAACACCGACTTCTCCGGCTTCGGCTCGGCGCTCGCCGACGGGCTGCCCGGGGCGACGCTGGACCGCGTGGTCCAGCTGGGCGCAGGCGGCGCCGGCTCGGCCGTGGCCTACGCGCTCCTCACAGCCGGCGTCGGCACGCTGGACCTCGTGGACATGGATCCTGCGCGTGCTGCGGAACGTGCCGCAGAGCTCGGCGGGCTCTTCCCCGAAGCCACCGTCACGCCGCGGAGCACCGACGAACTCCCGCAGATCATGCCCCTTGCCGACGGCCTGGTGCACTGCACGCCGGTCGGAATGGCCGCCCACCCCGGCCTGCCGCTGGACATCGATCTCCTGGAACCTCGCCACTGGGTGGCGGACATCGTCTACCGCCCCATCGAAACCCAGCTGGTCCGCGAAGCGCGCGCCAAGGGCTGCGACGTCCTCGACGGCGGCCGGATGGCGGTCGGCCAGGCGTCCGACGCCTTCAGGCTCATCACCGGACGGGATGCCGACCGCGACCGCATGCGCGCACACTTCCTGGAGCTGATCGCCGCCGAGGATGCAGCAGCCCCGGCACTCGCGAAGGCAGGCCGCTGA